From the Panulirus ornatus isolate Po-2019 chromosome 34, ASM3632096v1, whole genome shotgun sequence genome, the window GGGGGAACAGCCTGTGCTCTGTTGCCATAGGCGGAGGTCTATTTTCCTAGCTCTCCGTCAGGAGAGTCCTCAGTCTCTTCTTCtatctccttactcttctctccttttcttcctcatcctcctcctcttcctccttttcttcctcctcctccttttggctCTGGAGAAATATTAGTCAACCATTTGCGTATTTCCGCTCTCCATCCTTACGCCCAGCACCGCAGGCGGTGTGTCCCTCCCTTGCGGGTTTTATGAAAGATAACTTCATCTTTGTGTTGCTGACATGTAAACGCCGACCTGAGTTTTATAAAAAAAGCAGTGACGCTTGTTGGATTGCTACTTCCAAGTAGGTGGGAGTAAGGTCACACGAGGCTAATGACAGAATGACAGcgggagtgatggagagagagagagagagagagagagagagagagagagagagagagagagagagagagagagagagagagagagggaggaaggcctGGACGGTGAGGTGGGGAAGGCGGATGTCCagtgcaggagggaaggagggaaatggggaaCCTTGAGGTAAGGTAAACAACAAGCTTCCAACATGGCTCGACGCTGCTGGAATCATACAGTCACATCTCATTGGCCGAATGTTTgggattttacacacacacacacacacacacacacacacacacacacacacatgcactacaTAAGTGGCCAGGTGTTCATTAGGAACAGCTTCACGACCCAACAGCATCCCTCACATCAATGATAATAACGGAGAAGCTCATAACAACACTTGGCATCCTGCACTCCGTTTTCGTTCatgcactttcttctttttttttttttattagctcGTTACTTCTCAGTTACGCAACTACATAGAGAGATGAACTTCATGAGATCATTGTTTACCTGATGTGACTAAGGCAAAGCTCCGCTATAAAAAGGAAAGGTTAGGTGATCATGGTAtggtccgtttgtgtgtgtgtgtgtgtgtctgtgtgtgtccgtcGAGAACGCCAtagctatgatccacttcaggcTGGAGCAAATTACGGTACAGAGGTGTGATGAAGGTGACACGCCTCTCATACCTCTAGCTGCAGTTTGATCTGCTGTGGAATCGCTCctccagggtgtggtgtgtgaggccggtgtgagagacaggaggaggaggaggagaggcgggaaGCACTGGCCAAACCCTCCACCTCGCGTCTGATATCACAGGAACTTGAGAGCTGGAGGATAGACACCGCCACAGGTTGCTGCTTCTGAGCTGGGCGCTGCCTCAGCTTACCTGCAAGCTTGAAGCGCGTGCGTCAGGTCAGGTTTCTGGTCAGTCGTCAGAAAATGAGTAGGGTCACATCGAATGACCTGTGTCCAGGGCGCGGCTGACGAGGGACGTTTGTACGGTCTCATTGATAAGGGCAAAGACGTGTTGTTACTTCGAGTTCCCTGGGGCTTCCTTGCTTGGAGGATGAGGTACTCACAGTCACGAAAAAACTCCCGGATTGCGACGAAAGGATCGCTCTTGCCATGGGGACGTCTTCCGTGTCTTGGAACTGACTTTGCTAGAATCCGTAAGTAGGAGAAAATCCTACGCTTAATTTACCAGTTGATAAAAGATCTTCCTTCTATCTGTACCGTTCATGTCTTCCTGTTTGTTACCATTAAGTTTCCAATTTCGTGTTCATCTTCATCTCCTCCACAGCTGCTCAACTGGCCCAACGCTACGATAGAGGCCGGCCTGACCAACTTCAGTCCCGTGTTGGTGGGGACAGTGACGGCCTCCCTCTACCCTGTGTTCTTTAACCAGCCACTCACCGCCGTTGTCTGGGGCTACATGATCCTCGCCTCCGTCTTCAGGTGGGTGTTTggcctgaccctccctcaccaccacaccaacccagcTCGCGCCATACTTGGGACTgaatttgattctctctctctctctctctctctctctctctctctctctccctcgcgaGAAACAGATAGACATGCAGACACACGGAGGCTCTACCACTTGAGTTGTAACGTTAGGAAGAGctctctcctcctactcccccACGGAGCTCCTCTCTCCCTAAGACAACAGAGCTCTCCAGAACACCTTCAGACACCTCTATGTCTTTACTCCCACCATTCGCATCACCTCAGTACTTGTCTCACCAGACGTCAGCCCACTACGGGGTATCCAGTCCGCCAGACGTCTAACCCTGTCCTCCTCCGCCTACTGTCTGACTAGGCTCCAGCCCCGCTTGAAGGTtaagtccaccaagcttccaacgcTGTCCCATCCCCCTGATGTCTCACTCGTTCCCCACTTCTAGGTTCCTCTCTCCACCAAGGCTCTCGGTGTCAATTTGGGTGACATACTAAGCCAGAAAGAACACGTCAGTACCATCTATCAAACCTCCCAACCATCTTCGCGTCACTTCGACTCCCTCCATCTGAACTCCAGAATACCTACACACTTCTTCATTCTTACACatcctcgtttcttttttttttttcttcggagcAGCTTGTGCGTGTCTGGAGGTCTGGGTAGGATTCTAGCAGTGTACCACATCCCAGCCTACACACTACCATTCAATGTAGCCGCTTCTCTTACCTTCGTTTGCCTCCGGGCCTCTGGCTACGCAGCTGACgaccacagctccccttctattcctcctcctactgctgcctcAGACGTTGAAGACCAGTCCTTGGACGTCCAGTGGAGCCAGGTAAGGCAACACATAAATCACTGCAAGTATCTAGACACCATCAAGCGTAGGTGTTGGCGACCACAACCATCCATGTTGTGATCACCATACATTCGTCAAGCTTcatgattacaaaaaaaaaaggcaaatgaaatACACTAATGAATAACTGCAAGTGTCGTGATGGCAGGTCTGGATGGGGACGCTCCTCTCGGCTgggcaggtgtgggcagtggaGAGCATCGCTGGCTCCAGCCTCGTTCTCCTGGGTCTGTGGTTCTGCTCCCCGATCCTCACCGTTGTCTGCTACATGGGCGCCGTCGTGGCCACCTTCACAGGTTAGTGCTAGCAACACGCGCACTCCAGTTCTTGAGATCAGTGgattcatgtatacatatgtatgcgttaTGCATATAGGGATGTCTTTTAaacgtatatgaatatgtattgaCTCTGAACTTCTTCAGAATATGAATAATGACAAGCCTGTTGGCACAGCACACAGTGCGAGTGTCACATTTATGCTCGTTCTTGGAGAAAGTGTGGAACGGAGTGAGGGGAAGTCAGGGACGTGTTGTTATACCTTCTTTACCGTGTAGTGCGGGTGGAGGAGTGAGAGCAGTGGCTATACGGATCACACCCACGACACTCTACGTAACCCCGTATTACTCGAGGTTCTAAATGACCCGTGTTCATCCACAGCCCTGATGGTGTCTCCGGCGCCTTTTTCGTCCGTGTACGCTGGCGTCTGGGGCTACAACGGCTTCCTGGCTGCCGGCGCCATCGCCTTCTTCATGGTGCCCACGCCCAGGAACCTCCTCCTGGCAGCTATCAACGCCGTCTTCGCCACTTTCATCCAGGGTGCTATGTCTCCTGTCTTTGCTGCTGTGAGTCTATGGCTCCtgtttgtgggggagggggaattacAGTCTATTGTGTGGGCAGGTCCTGAGCTGCGTCTATCGTGTGGGGGGACGTGAGACTAGGTGTGATGTGTTCAGTCCTCTATCATAGTCAGTCGACTTTACGTTCAGCCGGGTATATGTTCAGTTACATTTATATTCACATAGCCATATGTTCAGTTATTCATATATTCAGCCATCCAAGTGTTattcatccatttgttttcatatttATATTGTCATCCATAAGTTCAGTCACGCATATGTTcaaccattcatatatatatatatatatatatatatatatatatatatatatatatatatatatatatatatatatattttttttttttttttttttaattttccaaaagaaggaacagagaagggggccaggtgagggtattccctcaaaggcccagtcctctgttcttaacgctacctcgctatcgcgggaaatggcgaatagtatgaaaaaaaaaaaatctatatatatatatacatacatatattcaggcACCCGAGTGCACAGCTCTCGACACATTGAGAaagtgtaaatgtaaatcatttttgtgtttatttacatttacatctcGCCATCACCACGATGTGTTGGTATCGCTGCTTAAGTTACTGATCTGTGAGCCCAGTTACCTGAATGTATATATCTTTGGTCAGCTGTTTCTTCCCCTCTACAGAACCAGCTTGCAGGTAGGTGTTCACCACCTGTTCTTCCCTCCACAGAACCAGCTTGCAGGTAGGTGTTCACCACCTGTTCTTCCCTCCACAGAACCAACTTGCAGGTATTCACCACCTGTTCTTCCCCCTTACAGACCCAGCTGCCGGTGTTCACCTTCCCGTTCTGCCTGGCCTCCGTGGTGTTCTTGGCCACGGCTATGGCCGTCAGCCCCAGCTCTGTGAGGGTCACCAGTCCGTCCTTCCCTGAGCTGCACCTCGTCCTCTACTCCCAGGTGAGGCTCCTTAGGCCGCTGACCTCTTCCTTCGTTCGTTTCAGCCACCTTCCCAAggaaggtaagggggagggggggttgggggggttattTACACACTCCCCTCCTGTAGCAGCACATGAGGCAGGCTAGGCCTCCAGTGCAGCACACCTTCCTTACAGGATTTGCATGGCAGTTGGAGTTTCCTGCCATCCAGCACAGCCAAGTTCCGCCACTCGTGGATCACGACCATAGTGAGTCCTCTTTCTCAAGGTTTAGGCTAACCTTACGCTGTGGTCTTGGCGGGAGCGTCGGGTATGAACCTCACCCTCGGACACACAGGCCATTGTCACCTTGCCCCTAGGATTCCCCACTTGACCTGGGAagtcgtctgtatatatatatatatctatgaaccCTAACCAGCCGCCCCCTCTCTATCACAGTCGACCAGCGTTAGTCTGTCCTACATGCTACTCAAgattgtgtggttgggtgggagggtggatggagaCCTCACACTCGCAGTATTTTCATTAAGTAAGGTTAGCGGATTTGTAATATGAACTCGTCTTGAACGTGGCTGTTAGTGAGGCTTGGTGGAGCCGTAAGAACAAACGTGTTAGGGAGAATATCGAGTGATTCGTCACAAGACGCGACCAGAGGGACGAATCGTGAGTCTGCATTATATGACAGgtttcagggtgggggaggaacatCCCCTCCCCAGTTAGTAATGTGGGGGTCGAGGTAGGGGTGTTAGCCTCGGTAGGGGTCAGATGGTAAGGGGGCTGTGTGAATTGCCAGCCCCGGTTGGGTCATGtagaggggttgggtggggctaTAAGTGGGGTGCTGACCCCAACAGGGTCAGGCATAGGCTAGGATAAGATGCCAGAGGTGATCCTCGTATTCACTTGCACTTTCCCCTATAGTGCCACTGACCTTCGTAGTGTGCcgtaaaggaggagggaggagcggagTGGCGGAGGACACAACCCACCAACTGACTCACCAACTAACGTCAGACTCGTCTGTCCTTTACAGAAGACAAGGGACACCATCACCATGAAAAACAGTGGCGAGTACCCGGCTGGCACGGACATATCCGTCTAACAACGCGCCAGCTGGGCCTTAAGGGCCTGCACCAGCTAGATCTTGAGTATCTGTACCAGCTGGACCTTGAGGCCATGCACCAGCTAGATCttcaacacctgcaccagctggaccttgaaagaaaatgaaaagacagtCTTTACTTTTTGAGTTGCAACtgtggacgtgtttgtgtatatttctataaGTTCGTTTGAGTCTGACTAATCATCAGGATACATAAAGTGCGATCCTCTCTCTGTGTAGACCTTCAGAGGGACAAAACGATCTTCATCAAATGGTGActtagaaaagaagaagaagagaaatatgGCTAATATTCTCAGTTGATTCTCATTCATACTTTTTCtggtttttttttgtctgtaagGACCGTCATTTCTAGATTGCTCAGCCACACTTGACTGTGTCAGGAAACTGTGTGGCGGGGAGACATGCACACGGCTCCTGCAGGTGCAGGAGCCGTGTACAAGATGAATGTATCTAGGTCCTCTGCCCCAGATGTTCTTCTCTGTATCCGGAGGGTAAGGGAAGGTCTACTGCCAGGTTTATACCTTTTCATGAATTTAATATGGCCAGTACCACTTAAAACATATCGCACCTGTTTATAACATAGTTCTTAAGAGGTAGTTAGAGTGAGAGTATAAGCAATGTATTTATGACCCATTTTTCATCCAGCTTCGACAAAGTCTTCTGCATGAGAATCCAGTGTACTAAACCATCCTCATCTGGACGCCAGAAACCAGCAGTTGCCTCATCTGCAAGCTAAAGACGAGCAGTCGCCTCATAAAAGCACTTCAAGACTCTGTCGAAACTAGGTAGTTTTAGGAGAATCTACGACCCGTCTGGTCGATGCGGATAACAATTTTGTTCAGAATGTGGGTTACGACCGCCTTCTTGAACCCTAAAGATAAGCTtctgatgaaggaagaggaaggtcagTGAGATAACAACTGGTCAATAAGCACATTGTCATCTTCCAGTGGGCAGTGATTCAGCTGCCTTCGCTAACTACCGCCAAAAACCTCCGCTACTGACCAACGCATCATTAACTACAATCTCAACCACTTCCCACATCACCTCCCACTGACCCTGATCCTGTGACCAACGTCCTTCAAGAGTTGGTAGACCCAGTACCAACCACACAAGCAATAGTTCTAAGCTTCACAAACCAACATTGTTAATCTCCTACATACATCGTTTGGACTTCAACCTCACACCGCTTCGTCAGGAGGACGGAGATCACCTCTTTTGTTTCCGTAGAGTTTCAAAAGCCAGAATGGGGATCCTCGAAGAGCACTACTCCCCTAGGTCCTGTTCTCCATTGGGAATACCTCACTCACACGACATGTGTCGAAATTATTGATCCCACGACCAATTTAAGGCAGATATCAATCAGATCAGGTGAAGAGATAAACCTGACCCTGGTTTAGTGAGGAGATAAACCTGACCCTGGTTTAGTGAGGAGATAAAACTGACCCTGGTTTAGTAAGGAGATAAAACTGGCCCTGGTTTTCCCCGAGTGAATTTACTCttgaagaaatatataaacatCTGTCTGCTAAACAGTTAGGATTCAGGGTcttaactcacttctgctttaaTCAAGAGACACTaaaaaaaggacacacacacacacacacacaagcgtctcGCTGGCATGCTTACATAGCGTGCTACAGGGACAGCCccgaaaatatcttttttatcatattaATTCTTCAGTCTACAGGCCTGGTCAGACTACATACCAGAGGGGTT encodes:
- the LOC139759868 gene encoding urea transporter 1-like isoform X2, encoding MAKCIDNFVQSPPGILPWIIGDAPAARDALAKYSWKSPVVVVKIIDSLLRGIAQVVFAGNPVSGLFILVGLFVSDITCGLGAVVCSLTAIFASKLLNWPNATIEAGLTNFSPVLVGTVTASLYPVFFNQPLTAVVWGYMILASVFSLCVSGGLGRILAVYHIPAYTLPFNVAASLTFVCLRASGYAADDHSSPSIPPPTAASDVEDQSLDVQWSQVWMGTLLSAGQVWAVESIAGSSLVLLGLWFCSPILTVVCYMGAVVATFTALMVSPAPFSSVYAGVWGYNGFLAAGAIAFFMVPTPRNLLLAAINAVFATFIQGAMSPVFAATQLPVFTFPFCLASVVFLATAMAVSPSSVRVTSPSFPELHLVLYSQCH
- the LOC139759868 gene encoding urea transporter 1-like isoform X1; its protein translation is MAKCIDNFVQSPPGILPWIIGDAPAARDALAKYSWKSPVVVVKIIDSLLRGIAQVVFAGNPVSGLFILVGLFVSDITCGLGAVVCSLTAIFASKLLNWPNATIEAGLTNFSPVLVGTVTASLYPVFFNQPLTAVVWGYMILASVFSLCVSGGLGRILAVYHIPAYTLPFNVAASLTFVCLRASGYAADDHSSPSIPPPTAASDVEDQSLDVQWSQVWMGTLLSAGQVWAVESIAGSSLVLLGLWFCSPILTVVCYMGAVVATFTALMVSPAPFSSVYAGVWGYNGFLAAGAIAFFMVPTPRNLLLAAINAVFATFIQGAMSPVFAATQLPVFTFPFCLASVVFLATAMAVSPSSVRVTSPSFPELHLVLYSQKTRDTITMKNSGEYPAGTDISV